The genomic segment TTTTGGCAGCACAGAAGCTTTGGAATTTGCTCAGACTAAGTTGACCCCCTTCGGAAAGATGGAAAAATATGTTAACAAGCTTGAAGTATGCTTCAAGTTCTTGTGCTTTGTCACACTCCATACATCTTGTTCTCTATCAATATCAAACACAATTTTTCTGTGATGCAGGATTTTCTTGCTCTGCTTGCTTATGATGAACCGGAAAAATCTCCAATGTTTCATTTTCTCAACCCCGAGTATCGACAGGAAGTTGCAGATAGCTTAAACCAGGCAATTCTTGGTTTGTTTGCTGACTCAGGTCCCTGTTTTATATTAACTGTCATTTAGATATTTGTATTGTTAAATTTGTTCCTTATTTTTTCTGTTCCTAATGATTGTCAGCACATGCAAATCTTCCTAGCTATACTGCAATGGAGAGGCTCATAAAGCAAACAACAGTTGTCAGGCAGTGCATAAGTCCAGAGACTGAAAAGGTTATTTGCACTCTGTTGTCCACTAATATTTACTCTGTCGGGCAGTGGTCCTTATTATTCACTTGTTGGTTTTATAGGATGGGCTTCCACCATTTTCTTTGAAAGATTTTCTAAGAAGCTAATGGAGGAAATG from the Humulus lupulus chromosome X, drHumLupu1.1, whole genome shotgun sequence genome contains:
- the LOC133803884 gene encoding uncharacterized protein LOC133803884 isoform X1 produces the protein MDVDPRHYDHVVISENDIHNIVISYLVHNCHKETAESFIACTGMKQSPDYIEDMEKRKRIINFIMEGDALKAIELTEQYAHDLLEKNIELHFDLLSLHFVNLVISRKCTEALEFAQTKLTPFGKMEKYVNKLEDFLALLAYDEPEKSPMFHFLNPEYRQEVADSLNQAILGLFADSAHANLPSYTAMERLIKQTTVVRQCISPETEKDGLPPFSLKDFLRS
- the LOC133803884 gene encoding uncharacterized protein LOC133803884 isoform X2; translation: MDVDPRHYDHVVISENDIHNIVISYLVHNCHKETAESFIACTGMKQSPDYIEDMEKRKRIINFIMEGDALKAIELTEQYAHDLLEKNIELHFDLLSLHFVNLVISRKCTEALEFAQTKLTPFGKMEKYVNKLEDFLALLAYDEPEKSPMFHFLNPEYRQEVADSLNQAILAHANLPSYTAMERLIKQTTVVRQCISPETEKDGLPPFSLKDFLRS